The following proteins come from a genomic window of Enterococcus gilvus ATCC BAA-350:
- a CDS encoding phosphoribosylanthranilate isomerase, producing the protein MTQIKICGLKTPAAIEAAVTAGATYIGFVFAESPRQVTPQQVRKLTQNLPEEIQKVGVFVSPTNEVVEDIIAEAGLDMVQIHGPTNITKLSRPIIRAFSSNEAETMTYGQYPFYLLDAPPAKLMGGNGRTFDWQLIDQRNLLKEKLWLAGGLTAENVGEAIQYFHPRVVDVSSGVETAGEKDLAKIQQFCDAVKRTIRN; encoded by the coding sequence ATGACTCAAATCAAAATCTGCGGGTTAAAAACTCCGGCTGCGATCGAGGCGGCGGTAACTGCCGGCGCAACGTATATAGGGTTTGTCTTTGCAGAGAGTCCTCGTCAAGTCACTCCGCAGCAGGTTCGAAAATTAACACAAAATCTGCCAGAGGAAATTCAAAAGGTTGGTGTATTTGTTTCACCGACAAACGAAGTAGTGGAGGACATCATCGCGGAAGCGGGATTAGACATGGTCCAGATCCACGGGCCAACGAATATAACGAAGCTGTCTCGACCGATCATTCGAGCCTTTAGCAGTAACGAAGCTGAGACGATGACTTACGGGCAATATCCGTTTTATTTATTGGATGCCCCGCCCGCCAAGCTGATGGGAGGGAACGGCCGCACATTTGATTGGCAATTAATTGATCAGCGAAATCTTCTGAAAGAAAAACTTTGGCTAGCGGGAGGATTGACTGCTGAAAATGTGGGTGAAGCCATTCAGTATTTTCATCCGCGTGTCGTGGATGTCTCCAGCGGCGTAGAGACAGCAGGAGAAAAGGACTTGGCTAAAATCCAGCAATTTTGTGACGCTGTAAAAAGAACAATACGAAACTAA
- the trpA gene encoding tryptophan synthase subunit alpha, giving the protein MKPLTKTLKSRGETEKLFVPYIMAGAQGLDKLEEEIEMLAEQGAAAIELGVPFSDPVADGPTIQAAGLRAFAQQVTLKKLIAKLQNMRSSVPLILMGYSNSFFHYGIKELVEELKETDVQGFIIPDLPYEHRDLVAPDLGDMALLTLVSLTSPKERIEELTKDAEGFIYAVTVNGITGTDQYFRQDLMDHLATVKAVSTIPVLAGFGISNKEQVQNFQEVCDGVVIGSKIVRSLEEQGTEKTGELVAKIFE; this is encoded by the coding sequence ATGAAACCTTTAACTAAGACGTTAAAAAGCCGAGGAGAAACGGAAAAACTATTTGTGCCCTACATCATGGCTGGCGCACAGGGATTGGATAAATTGGAAGAAGAAATCGAGATGCTGGCGGAACAAGGCGCAGCGGCGATCGAATTGGGCGTGCCCTTTTCCGATCCGGTTGCAGATGGGCCAACGATTCAAGCTGCTGGGCTACGAGCTTTTGCTCAGCAAGTAACCTTAAAGAAGCTGATCGCGAAGCTGCAAAATATGCGTTCAAGTGTCCCGCTGATCTTGATGGGCTACAGTAATTCTTTTTTCCATTATGGTATCAAGGAGTTGGTAGAAGAGTTAAAGGAGACGGATGTCCAAGGCTTTATCATTCCTGATTTGCCTTATGAACACCGGGATCTAGTGGCTCCTGATCTAGGAGATATGGCTCTGTTGACTTTGGTATCCTTGACGAGTCCAAAGGAGCGGATCGAGGAATTGACAAAGGATGCGGAAGGCTTTATTTACGCGGTCACAGTCAACGGCATCACCGGAACGGATCAATACTTCCGCCAGGATCTGATGGACCATTTGGCTACCGTCAAAGCTGTTAGTACGATTCCTGTGCTGGCGGGCTTCGGGATCTCGAACAAGGAACAGGTACAAAATTTCCAAGAAGTCTGTGATGGGGTGGTGATCGGTTCAAAAATCGTTCGTTCATTAGAAGAACAGGGAACTGAAAAAACAGGAGAACTGGTGGCGAAAATCTTTGAATAG
- a CDS encoding C69 family dipeptidase has product MTKRVKGSCTSILVGKKASIDGSTMISRNDDGHEALDPQRFVVVQPEDQPRSYQSVISGVTIELPDNPMRYTSMPNSILTNGIWPAAGINSENIAMSATETITTNPRIQGLDPYVEGGIGEEDIVTLVLPYIHSAKEGVERMGSLLEEYGTYEPNGIAFSDKEEVWWLETIGGHHWAAVRIPDDAYVVAPNRMNIDHFDFDSTDTLCSKDLKALIDDNQLNPDFEGYNLRHIFGSSSIKDTVYNNPRAWYGQKYFTPDVEQEVMDQDLPFICRANRKISIEDVKFVLSSHFENTEFDPYGDGTETEKTKLRPIGINRNHNVHILQIRNNVPAEIAGVHWLAYGANTFNTVVPFYSNVNDTPSCYKDATGTFDMNNMYWLSCATALLGDTDYDFYVDFRNTFELEAMSAYHVIQNETDKAAAGEKDVQGFLAAANEKLADESFKRQTKLFGDMVISGSEHMKLRYNLND; this is encoded by the coding sequence ATGACAAAGAGAGTAAAAGGTTCATGTACCAGTATTTTAGTCGGAAAGAAAGCATCGATCGATGGCTCAACTATGATTTCAAGGAACGATGATGGGCATGAAGCATTAGACCCACAACGTTTTGTGGTCGTTCAACCAGAAGACCAACCAAGATCTTATCAATCTGTGATCAGCGGAGTAACGATTGAATTGCCTGACAATCCAATGCGTTACACATCTATGCCAAACTCGATCTTAACGAACGGCATTTGGCCCGCAGCAGGGATCAACAGCGAGAATATCGCCATGTCTGCGACAGAAACAATCACGACAAATCCACGAATCCAAGGACTTGATCCTTATGTTGAAGGCGGCATCGGTGAAGAAGATATCGTGACATTGGTCTTGCCATACATCCACAGCGCCAAAGAAGGCGTGGAACGGATGGGCTCTTTATTAGAGGAATACGGCACTTATGAACCAAACGGTATCGCTTTTTCTGATAAAGAAGAAGTATGGTGGTTGGAAACGATCGGTGGTCATCATTGGGCAGCCGTACGTATCCCAGATGATGCTTACGTCGTTGCACCAAACAGAATGAACATTGATCACTTTGATTTTGATTCCACAGATACTTTGTGTTCAAAGGATTTAAAGGCATTGATCGATGACAATCAGTTGAATCCAGATTTTGAAGGCTACAACTTGCGTCATATTTTCGGCAGCTCTTCTATTAAAGATACGGTTTACAACAATCCTCGGGCATGGTATGGCCAAAAATATTTCACACCAGACGTAGAACAAGAAGTTATGGATCAAGATTTACCCTTCATCTGTCGGGCAAACCGTAAGATTTCGATCGAAGACGTAAAATTTGTTTTGAGTTCTCACTTCGAAAACACAGAATTTGACCCTTACGGTGATGGGACTGAAACGGAAAAAACGAAATTACGTCCAATCGGGATCAACCGTAACCACAACGTCCACATTTTGCAAATTCGCAACAATGTACCAGCTGAAATCGCTGGGGTTCATTGGTTGGCTTATGGGGCAAATACCTTCAATACAGTGGTGCCTTTCTACTCCAATGTCAACGACACACCGTCATGCTACAAAGATGCGACGGGAACTTTTGATATGAACAATATGTATTGGTTGAGCTGTGCGACTGCGTTGCTTGGGGATACAGATTACGACTTTTATGTAGATTTCCGCAACACCTTTGAATTAGAAGCAATGTCCGCTTATCACGTGATCCAAAACGAAACGGACAAAGCAGCAGCAGGTGAAAAAGACGTTCAAGGCTTCCTAGCAGCAGCCAACGAAAAATTGGCGGATGAATCCTTCAAGCGTCAAACAAAATTATTTGGCGATATGGTCATCTCAGGCTCAGAGCATATGAAATTACGCTACAACTTGAATGACTAA
- the trpC gene encoding indole-3-glycerol phosphate synthase TrpC gives MDFLTTILKEKKQEVEDLASVKPMPVKTRPSFYQTVKDQPETMHVIGEIKRASPSKGDINEEVDILKQAKAYEAAGVSAISVLTDPVFFKGHIEDLAAVAQAVNVPILCKDFIIDVRQLERAKQAGASIVLLIVAALSATKLAALYQEATARGLEVLVEVHDEDELKQAQAIGAKIIGINNRNLKTFHVSVQTSLNLAQPEGETVYISESGFKDREDVEKVSQSYHGILVGETLMRASDPAEKIAELRVKRT, from the coding sequence ATGGATTTTTTAACCACGATTTTGAAGGAAAAAAAACAGGAGGTCGAGGACCTAGCTTCTGTAAAACCAATGCCTGTTAAGACGCGGCCTTCCTTTTATCAAACCGTCAAAGACCAGCCGGAAACCATGCATGTGATCGGCGAGATCAAACGTGCCTCGCCATCAAAGGGAGATATTAATGAAGAGGTCGATATTTTGAAGCAGGCCAAAGCATACGAAGCGGCAGGGGTCAGCGCCATTTCAGTATTGACCGATCCTGTCTTTTTCAAGGGACACATCGAAGATCTGGCGGCAGTCGCTCAGGCAGTGAATGTGCCGATCCTTTGCAAGGATTTTATCATTGATGTGCGCCAGCTTGAGCGGGCCAAACAGGCTGGGGCGAGCATCGTACTGCTGATCGTCGCCGCCTTGTCCGCCACCAAATTAGCCGCCCTTTATCAAGAAGCAACGGCTCGCGGTTTGGAAGTGTTGGTCGAGGTACACGACGAAGACGAATTGAAGCAGGCGCAGGCAATTGGAGCGAAAATTATCGGGATCAATAACCGTAATTTGAAAACCTTCCACGTGTCAGTGCAAACCAGTCTTAATTTGGCTCAGCCGGAAGGTGAAACGGTTTATATCAGTGAATCTGGTTTTAAAGACAGAGAAGATGTCGAAAAAGTCAGCCAAAGCTATCATGGAATACTCGTAGGAGAAACACTGATGCGGGCAAGTGATCCAGCAGAAAAAATCGCGGAATTGCGGGTGAAACGAACATGA
- a CDS encoding TIGR00730 family Rossman fold protein — translation MNIVVYCGASSGSDPIYQQAAEKLGGWIAEQKHTLIYGGGKAGLMGIIADSVIAKNGEVIGVIPTFLKNRELPHPNLTKMYTVDTMSERKQKMLDLGDACIALPGGPGTLEEITEMISWSRVGQNPNPCVLFNENGFYDPLKDLYDHMVKSGFLSTQDREKTLFSNSLNEISEFIQEYTPPEVRTY, via the coding sequence TTGAATATTGTTGTTTATTGTGGCGCCAGCAGCGGGAGTGATCCTATCTATCAGCAGGCTGCCGAAAAACTTGGCGGATGGATCGCTGAACAAAAACATACATTAATATATGGAGGCGGAAAGGCTGGATTGATGGGGATCATCGCTGATTCAGTGATTGCCAAAAATGGTGAAGTGATCGGTGTCATTCCAACTTTTTTAAAGAACAGGGAATTGCCACACCCCAATCTGACAAAAATGTACACGGTCGATACTATGTCTGAAAGAAAACAAAAGATGTTGGATTTAGGTGATGCTTGTATTGCCCTTCCTGGCGGACCTGGTACTTTAGAAGAAATAACTGAGATGATCTCTTGGTCAAGAGTCGGTCAAAATCCCAACCCCTGTGTGCTATTTAACGAAAATGGCTTCTATGACCCATTAAAAGATCTGTACGATCATATGGTTAAAAGTGGCTTTCTTTCAACTCAAGACAGAGAAAAAACACTTTTTTCCAATTCACTCAATGAAATCAGTGAATTTATCCAAGAGTACACTCCGCCTGAAGTACGAACGTATTAA
- a CDS encoding MazG nucleotide pyrophosphohydrolase domain-containing protein, with protein sequence MELNEYQAWISEFYKKRNWYQYDPFIRANFLAEEVGEVSRAIRTIEIGRDRPDEESSDFPTQLENLTEELGDVLDNIVILADKYGISFQKIMSAHKQKLSQRYDDV encoded by the coding sequence ATGGAATTGAATGAGTATCAAGCATGGATCAGTGAATTTTATAAAAAACGAAATTGGTACCAGTATGATCCGTTTATTCGAGCAAATTTTTTAGCAGAAGAAGTGGGTGAGGTAAGTCGCGCAATTCGAACGATTGAAATTGGCAGAGACCGTCCAGATGAGGAATCCTCAGATTTTCCAACACAATTAGAGAATTTGACAGAAGAATTAGGGGATGTGCTGGACAACATAGTTATTCTCGCAGACAAATATGGAATTTCATTTCAAAAGATCATGTCTGCCCACAAACAAAAATTGTCACAGCGCTATGATGATGTTTAA
- the trpB gene encoding tryptophan synthase subunit beta produces MYQEPNEAGFYGEYGGKFVPETLMYAVKELEETYESSKKDPAFQEELDYYLKQYVGRENPLYFAERLTRELGGAKIYLKREDLNHTGAHKINNALGQVLLAKRMGKRKVVAETGAGQHGVATATAAALFGMECTIFMGEVDVKRQALNVFRMELLGAKVESVTSGSKTLKDAVNEALRYWVATVEDTHYVMGSVLGPHPFPEIVRDYQSVIGIETRKQILEAEGCLPDLVIACVGGGSNAMGMFYPFIEDEDVRLMGVEASGHGLDTEEHAASINKGSVGILHGAKMHLLQDDDGQVLEAFSISAGLDYPGIGPEHSYLHTIGRAEYAAIDDEEAVEAFHYLSRLEGIIPALESSHALAQVMKVAPTMSKEQILVMNLSGRGDKDVQQIKERMEAAE; encoded by the coding sequence ATGTATCAAGAACCCAATGAAGCAGGTTTTTACGGTGAATACGGCGGGAAGTTTGTTCCAGAAACTTTGATGTACGCGGTGAAGGAATTAGAGGAAACCTACGAGTCTTCAAAAAAAGATCCCGCTTTTCAAGAAGAACTGGATTATTATTTGAAGCAATACGTAGGCCGTGAGAATCCTCTTTACTTTGCGGAGCGCTTGACTCGTGAGCTGGGGGGCGCAAAGATTTATTTAAAACGGGAAGACTTGAATCATACAGGAGCCCACAAAATCAATAACGCCCTTGGGCAGGTGCTGCTGGCAAAACGAATGGGCAAACGCAAAGTCGTAGCTGAAACAGGCGCGGGCCAGCATGGTGTGGCAACAGCAACCGCAGCGGCACTTTTCGGTATGGAGTGCACGATCTTCATGGGGGAAGTCGATGTGAAGCGTCAAGCCTTGAATGTTTTTCGGATGGAGCTGTTAGGTGCCAAGGTGGAAAGCGTCACTTCTGGCAGTAAGACCTTGAAGGACGCGGTGAATGAGGCGCTGCGTTATTGGGTGGCGACGGTAGAGGATACGCATTATGTGATGGGCTCTGTTTTAGGCCCGCATCCGTTTCCCGAAATCGTACGTGACTATCAAAGTGTGATCGGAATCGAGACTCGCAAACAAATCCTGGAGGCAGAGGGCTGCTTGCCCGATTTAGTGATCGCCTGTGTCGGCGGCGGCAGCAATGCGATGGGGATGTTTTATCCGTTTATTGAAGACGAAGATGTTCGTTTGATGGGGGTGGAGGCTTCAGGGCACGGCTTGGACACGGAAGAGCATGCGGCTTCCATCAATAAAGGCAGTGTCGGCATTTTACATGGGGCTAAGATGCATCTACTGCAGGACGACGACGGACAAGTGCTGGAGGCTTTCTCGATTTCGGCTGGGTTGGATTATCCCGGTATTGGGCCAGAACATTCTTACTTGCATACTATTGGTCGGGCGGAATATGCAGCGATCGACGATGAGGAAGCGGTGGAAGCCTTCCATTATTTGTCACGTTTAGAAGGCATCATTCCGGCGTTGGAAAGTTCTCATGCGTTGGCTCAAGTTATGAAGGTCGCACCAACGATGAGTAAGGAACAGATTCTTGTGATGAATCTTTCTGGTCGTGGAGACAAAGACGTCCAGCAAATCAAAGAACGAATGGAGGCAGCAGAATGA